The following coding sequences are from one Beggiatoa alba B18LD window:
- a CDS encoding HAMP domain-containing hybrid sensor histidine kinase/response regulator, protein MWNTNAILEKTTHYISAFPLRIILTVPFLIQLVLTASLVAWLSFSNGQEAIEKLSKNLRSEITKNIQDNLASYLSTPLYIVQSNLTLVKQGFFKMQDLKQWEVFFREQIHTYKTVNSLAMANEEKDFLAIRRIENEKFSFALSSQKTQFNLINYDYYTNEEIARSNHFDPRTRSWYTNPMTHHGLYWSDIFIALDTSALQLTASIPVIDHNEKPLGILASTLRLDYISDFLSNLKQSQTGQMFVIERKSGLLVASSTEEELFKMGDDNTKKRLNVMESHNNLTRYTAQSLLETVSQFTNITEEQQFDITWSGEHYFLQVTPYKDNYGLDWLIVVLIPESDFMAQIHESTRITIILSLLALLVAIFIGFLTTRWIISPITELNHAAQTLANGDWQSQPLLQISRQDELGELANSFQQMAQQLRISFKNLEDEIIARTQAQASAEAANRAKSTFLATMSHELRTPLNGILGYTQILEDDENLTALQQEGIQTIQRSGEYLLTLINDILDLTRIEANRLEIYPTNFNLIQLLEGLVSYFTNNAQQKNVSFWYEVLTPLPRFICTDEKRLRQILINLLSNAIKFTHRGGITFCVSYQGDCLHFQVKDTGIGIAADDLKHICEPFKQVGDPKYRPDGTGLGLAITKHLLEMLGGELKVNSEVGKGSCFSFILHLPEVAEHEIEKFDKYAMVTGYVGIRRKILVIDDHWENRELLCNLLRPLGFDVFEAINGLDGIEKAKQYYPDLVITDFVMPVMDGFEVIRQIRKLPELKNIPIVADSSSLLDDSFSFTINAFLSKPIKIEELLNVLSELLGLTWIYAGSQPHMAVKTIDPLFTHDDKEQLITPQAIPLPSVFILQSLHELATMGHINGIFKQLNTLENEDTEQVLQPFIHQIRQLAKGFQLDEICQLIEEYVKRVNQEK, encoded by the coding sequence ATGTGGAATACTAACGCTATTTTAGAAAAAACGACTCATTACATTTCAGCATTTCCACTACGGATTATTTTAACCGTTCCATTCCTTATTCAACTGGTGCTAACAGCCAGCCTTGTTGCATGGCTCTCTTTTTCTAATGGACAAGAAGCCATTGAAAAATTAAGCAAAAATTTACGTAGTGAAATCACTAAAAATATTCAAGACAATTTAGCCAGCTACTTATCAACCCCCTTATACATCGTGCAAAGTAATTTAACCCTTGTAAAACAAGGTTTCTTTAAAATGCAGGATTTAAAACAATGGGAAGTCTTTTTCCGTGAACAAATTCATACTTATAAAACGGTGAATTCATTAGCCATGGCGAATGAAGAAAAAGATTTTCTAGCCATTCGCCGCATTGAAAACGAAAAATTTAGTTTTGCACTCTCTAGCCAAAAAACACAATTCAATCTCATTAATTACGATTATTACACCAATGAAGAAATCGCCCGTTCTAACCACTTTGACCCCCGCACCCGTTCTTGGTACACCAATCCGATGACACATCATGGGCTGTATTGGAGTGATATTTTTATCGCCCTAGATACCTCCGCCTTACAATTAACAGCAAGCATTCCTGTTATTGATCACAATGAAAAACCATTAGGCATTTTAGCCAGTACCTTACGTTTAGACTATATCAGTGATTTTTTAAGTAATTTAAAACAAAGCCAGACAGGACAAATGTTTGTGATTGAGCGTAAAAGCGGTCTATTAGTCGCAAGCTCAACAGAAGAAGAACTGTTCAAAATGGGGGATGACAACACAAAAAAACGCTTAAACGTGATGGAAAGTCACAATAACTTAACCCGTTATACCGCACAAAGTTTACTCGAAACAGTATCACAATTTACCAATATTACCGAAGAACAACAGTTTGATATTACGTGGTCAGGCGAACATTACTTTTTACAAGTAACTCCCTACAAAGACAACTACGGTTTAGATTGGCTAATCGTTGTCTTAATTCCTGAATCAGACTTTATGGCACAGATTCACGAAAGCACAAGAATAACCATTATATTATCGCTACTTGCCTTATTAGTTGCGATTTTTATCGGATTTTTAACTACCCGCTGGATTATTAGCCCAATTACAGAACTCAATCACGCGGCACAAACGCTCGCCAATGGGGATTGGCAATCCCAGCCACTGCTCCAAATTTCCCGCCAAGATGAATTAGGCGAATTAGCAAACTCTTTTCAACAAATGGCACAACAACTGCGCATTTCCTTTAAAAATTTAGAGGATGAAATCATCGCCCGTACCCAAGCGCAAGCCTCCGCAGAAGCCGCTAACCGTGCCAAAAGCACCTTTTTAGCAACCATGAGCCATGAATTACGAACACCTTTAAATGGCATTTTAGGCTACACCCAAATTTTAGAAGACGATGAAAATTTAACCGCTTTACAACAAGAAGGCATTCAAACCATTCAACGCAGTGGCGAATACTTATTAACCCTGATTAACGATATTTTGGATTTAACCCGCATAGAAGCCAATCGCCTAGAAATTTATCCTACCAACTTCAATTTAATCCAACTATTAGAGGGGCTAGTCAGCTACTTTACGAATAATGCACAACAAAAAAATGTGAGTTTTTGGTATGAAGTACTCACTCCATTACCCCGTTTTATCTGTACGGACGAAAAACGCTTAAGACAAATCTTAATCAACTTACTCAGTAACGCCATTAAATTCACTCATCGCGGCGGCATTACATTTTGTGTCAGTTATCAAGGTGACTGCTTACATTTCCAAGTTAAAGATACAGGCATTGGCATTGCAGCAGACGATTTGAAACATATCTGCGAACCTTTTAAACAAGTAGGCGACCCTAAATATCGTCCTGATGGAACAGGGTTAGGGCTGGCAATTACCAAACACCTATTAGAAATGTTGGGCGGAGAACTAAAAGTTAATAGTGAAGTTGGAAAAGGCAGTTGTTTCAGTTTTATTCTGCATTTACCAGAAGTTGCAGAACACGAGATCGAAAAATTCGATAAATATGCCATGGTTACGGGTTATGTTGGCATACGCCGTAAAATTTTAGTGATTGATGACCATTGGGAAAATCGAGAGCTATTATGCAATCTACTCAGACCATTAGGCTTTGATGTCTTTGAAGCAATTAATGGTTTAGATGGCATTGAAAAAGCTAAACAATATTACCCTGATTTAGTAATTACAGATTTTGTCATGCCTGTGATGGATGGCTTTGAGGTCATCCGTCAAATACGTAAGCTACCAGAATTAAAAAATATTCCAATTGTGGCAGATTCCAGCAGTTTACTGGATGATTCTTTTTCTTTCACAATTAATGCGTTTTTAAGCAAACCCATTAAAATAGAAGAATTATTAAATGTTTTATCAGAATTATTAGGATTAACATGGATATATGCTGGTTCACAGCCGCATATGGCTGTTAAAACCATAGACCCTTTATTTACACATGACGATAAAGAACAACTGATAACTCCACAAGCAATCCCACTACCTTCTGTATTTATTCTGCAATCTTTACATGAACTCGCCACGATGGGACATATTAATGGTATTTTCAAACAATTAAATACGTTAGAGAATGAAGATACAGAACAAGTGTTACAACCTTTTATCCATCAGATTCGCCAATTAGCGAAAGGATTTCAATTAGATGAAATCTGTCAATTAATAGAAGAATATGTAAAACGAGTCAACCAAGAAAAATAA
- a CDS encoding PaaI family thioesterase, with translation MMHTPLAGLSKAELQQLIDDKPFLHVYGFQVERISEGVCTLRVPFNHAFERPGGVVSGPLYMAAADAAMWFAILTKFKHAEMSVTSEMTTAFLKGAKQEDFLCQAELLKVGARIIFGIAKCMNLKGELLTHHTLSYIRRGG, from the coding sequence ATGATGCATACCCCATTAGCAGGATTGAGTAAGGCAGAGTTACAGCAACTTATTGATGATAAGCCTTTTTTACATGTTTATGGCTTTCAAGTAGAGCGTATCAGCGAAGGGGTTTGCACTTTGCGTGTTCCCTTTAATCATGCCTTTGAGCGACCAGGTGGGGTTGTCAGTGGCCCTTTATACATGGCAGCGGCTGATGCTGCTATGTGGTTTGCCATTTTAACAAAGTTTAAACACGCTGAAATGTCAGTAACATCAGAAATGACAACGGCTTTTTTAAAAGGGGCAAAACAAGAAGATTTTTTATGTCAAGCAGAACTACTCAAAGTTGGCGCACGGATTATTTTTGGAATTGCTAAATGCATGAATTTAAAAGGTGAGTTATTAACCCATCATACCTTAAGTTATATTCGGCGTGGCGGTTAA
- a CDS encoding nucleotide-binding protein: protein MITVIGNLKGGSGKSTVTFNLALWLRQAGKSVTAYDLDPQSTLCDAAQVRKEEGYEPALTIQTRHNKLEKDNSEQEILIDVSAANMAGMKKALSLANRIIIPVCPSQADLWSTQRFLLTIASLINTNAPPPQVLAFINRADTHSAIRETEETENALSSLQGIRVLKTRLCQRTVYRRSFSEGLAVYELEPSSKGAQEFEAFAQGIFGNLS, encoded by the coding sequence ATGATAACCGTCATCGGCAATTTAAAAGGTGGTTCAGGAAAAAGTACAGTCACTTTTAATCTGGCTTTATGGCTACGACAAGCAGGGAAAAGCGTCACCGCTTACGATTTAGACCCACAATCTACCCTCTGCGATGCGGCACAAGTGCGCAAAGAAGAAGGTTATGAACCCGCTTTAACCATTCAAACCCGTCATAACAAACTCGAAAAAGACAATAGTGAACAAGAAATTCTTATCGATGTCAGTGCAGCAAATATGGCAGGGATGAAAAAAGCCTTATCCCTTGCTAATCGCATTATTATCCCTGTATGCCCCAGTCAAGCCGATTTATGGTCGACGCAACGTTTTCTCCTCACAATAGCTAGCCTGATTAATACCAACGCCCCACCGCCTCAAGTACTCGCCTTTATCAATCGCGCCGATACCCATTCCGCCATTCGTGAAACAGAAGAAACCGAAAACGCATTAAGCAGTCTGCAAGGCATTCGTGTGTTAAAAACACGGCTATGTCAACGTACCGTTTACCGTCGCTCTTTTAGCGAGGGTTTAGCCGTTTACGAACTAGAACCAAGTTCTAAAGGAGCGCAAGAGTTTGAAGCCTTTGCACAGGGAATTTTTGGCAATTTATCGTAA
- a CDS encoding DUF2333 family protein yields MTDSTVTTEKVTWFQRFLGLGWIGRGVGIALILAIGLFILSIFWSIEPAHFDVQAVAQNYATEHKEKVVTGYISTYTLMEVARRGLLDKAGGYLSNDKFPPALFMDNMPNWEFGVLQQVRDFSQIMRNNFSRSRTGGQENAELAIAQPKFNVDNAAWLFPSAETEYRSGIKALEKYLHKLSDEKKPEQFYTRADSLRTWLDTVTLRLSNLSQRLSSSVGESRLNIELAGDPVGRSASPQPLSTKEKTPWTEIDDVFFEARGTSWALIHLLKAVEIDFKDVLVSKNALPLLRQAIKELEATQETVWSPMILNGSEFGLFANHSLVMSSYISRAQAIISELRELMPQG; encoded by the coding sequence ATGACTGATTCAACCGTGACAACAGAAAAAGTAACTTGGTTTCAACGGTTTTTAGGGTTGGGATGGATAGGGCGCGGAGTGGGAATTGCGCTGATTTTAGCGATAGGGTTATTTATTCTCAGCATTTTTTGGAGTATTGAACCTGCTCACTTTGATGTACAAGCAGTTGCACAAAATTACGCAACAGAACATAAGGAAAAAGTGGTTACGGGTTATATCAGTACCTATACCCTCATGGAAGTTGCACGCCGTGGATTACTTGATAAAGCAGGGGGATACTTAAGTAATGACAAATTCCCCCCCGCATTATTCATGGATAATATGCCTAATTGGGAATTTGGCGTATTACAACAAGTTCGTGATTTTAGCCAAATCATGCGCAATAATTTCAGTCGTTCCCGCACAGGTGGACAGGAAAATGCAGAATTAGCCATTGCACAACCTAAATTTAACGTTGATAACGCCGCATGGTTATTTCCTAGCGCAGAAACAGAATATCGAAGTGGTATTAAAGCCCTAGAAAAATACCTGCATAAATTAAGCGACGAGAAAAAACCCGAACAATTTTACACCCGTGCTGACAGTTTACGCACATGGTTAGATACGGTCACACTCCGTTTAAGCAACTTATCACAACGCTTAAGCTCCAGTGTTGGCGAATCTCGTTTAAACATAGAGTTAGCAGGCGACCCCGTCGGACGTAGTGCAAGCCCACAACCTTTAAGCACAAAAGAAAAAACCCCATGGACAGAAATTGATGATGTTTTTTTCGAAGCACGAGGGACAAGCTGGGCACTGATTCACCTACTGAAAGCCGTAGAAATTGATTTTAAAGACGTGCTCGTCTCAAAAAATGCACTGCCACTACTGCGTCAAGCCATTAAAGAATTAGAAGCTACACAAGAAACCGTTTGGAGTCCTATGATATTAAACGGCTCAGAGTTTGGATTATTCGCCAATCATTCGCTGGTTATGTCCTCCTATATTTCACGAGCACAAGCTATTATCAGCGAATTACGCGAATTAATGCCACAAGGTTAA
- the icd gene encoding isocitrate dehydrogenase (NADP(+)), producing MPAPTLTLPVNGQKITIKDNKMVVPDNPILGYIEGDGIGPDITKACLRVWDAAVEKAYGGKRKIHWMELFMGEKAAQMYDGNIFPDATRDLLKELVVSIKGPLTTPVGGGFRSLNVALRQDLDLYSCVRPVRYYQGVPSPLRHPELVDVVIFRENTEDVYAGIEYQSGSPEMRKVEKFLKEEMKAKFFDDCGLGIKPISPFGSKRLVRKAIQYAIDNHRESVTLVHKGNIMKYTEGAFRNWGYEVAREEFGEYTITEEELYSKFGGKQPEGKIVIKDRIADIIFQLMLLRPDEFDVLATMNLNGDYLSDAIAAEVGGVGIAPGANISDHVAVFEATHGTAPKYANLDKVNPGSLLFSGVMMLEYLGWKEAADLISLAYPQVIEQKVVTYDFARQMDGAVEVSTSGFGDALIAQIQGTANFEELRRQRRQAVEQERKEREEKRVADPQAAMVASGRTPHTVGDIMIANLISIDGSTVVEEAMHLMRKHHISSLIVNPDADGKWGIMTQKDVLTKIIHANRSPASVKVAEVTTKPLQMVPVDTSLHDCVSIMTDNNIRRVVVEKDGAPIGIVSDTDVFRTVEEFGWIPE from the coding sequence ATGCCAGCTCCAACGCTGACCTTACCTGTAAACGGTCAAAAAATTACAATTAAAGATAACAAGATGGTAGTGCCCGATAATCCAATTCTGGGTTACATTGAAGGGGATGGTATCGGTCCTGACATTACTAAAGCTTGCTTACGTGTTTGGGATGCCGCCGTAGAAAAAGCGTATGGTGGAAAACGTAAGATTCATTGGATGGAATTATTCATGGGTGAAAAAGCCGCGCAAATGTACGACGGCAACATTTTCCCTGATGCAACCCGTGATTTATTAAAAGAATTAGTTGTTTCCATCAAAGGGCCTTTAACAACCCCTGTCGGTGGTGGTTTTCGTTCCTTAAACGTCGCTTTACGTCAAGACTTAGATTTATATTCTTGCGTCCGCCCCGTCCGCTATTATCAAGGTGTTCCTTCTCCTTTACGTCATCCTGAATTAGTTGATGTCGTGATTTTCCGTGAAAATACCGAAGACGTTTACGCAGGTATTGAATACCAATCAGGTTCTCCTGAAATGCGTAAAGTGGAAAAATTCCTCAAAGAAGAAATGAAAGCAAAATTCTTTGATGATTGCGGTTTAGGGATTAAACCCATTAGCCCCTTTGGTAGTAAACGCTTAGTCCGTAAAGCTATTCAATATGCCATTGATAACCATCGTGAAAGCGTTACCTTAGTGCATAAAGGTAACATCATGAAATACACGGAAGGGGCTTTCCGTAACTGGGGTTATGAAGTCGCTCGTGAAGAGTTTGGCGAGTACACCATCACCGAAGAAGAGTTATACAGCAAGTTTGGTGGTAAACAACCTGAAGGCAAAATCGTCATTAAAGACCGTATTGCCGATATTATTTTCCAATTAATGCTGTTACGTCCTGACGAGTTCGACGTATTAGCCACTATGAACTTAAACGGCGACTATTTATCTGATGCAATCGCCGCTGAAGTCGGTGGGGTTGGTATTGCTCCCGGTGCAAACATCAGCGACCACGTGGCAGTTTTCGAAGCAACTCACGGCACAGCACCTAAATACGCTAACTTAGATAAAGTGAACCCCGGTTCATTATTATTCAGTGGCGTGATGATGTTGGAATACCTCGGCTGGAAAGAAGCGGCTGATTTAATCAGCTTGGCTTATCCTCAAGTCATTGAGCAAAAAGTAGTCACTTATGACTTTGCCCGTCAAATGGACGGCGCGGTTGAAGTTTCTACCAGCGGTTTTGGTGATGCCTTAATTGCACAAATTCAAGGCACAGCAAACTTTGAAGAATTACGTCGCCAACGTCGTCAAGCCGTTGAGCAAGAGCGTAAAGAACGCGAAGAAAAACGGGTTGCTGACCCTCAAGCCGCAATGGTTGCTTCTGGACGTACCCCGCACACTGTCGGCGATATCATGATTGCGAACTTGATTTCTATCGATGGCAGCACTGTTGTCGAAGAAGCCATGCACTTAATGCGTAAACATCACATCAGTAGCTTAATTGTGAATCCTGATGCTGATGGCAAGTGGGGCATCATGACACAAAAAGATGTGTTGACAAAAATCATTCACGCTAACCGTTCACCCGCTAGCGTGAAAGTGGCTGAAGTCACGACTAAACCTTTACAAATGGTACCTGTCGATACATCTTTACATGATTGCGTCAGCATCATGACGGATAATAATATCCGTCGTGTTGTGGTTGAAAAAGATGGTGCGCCGATTGGGATTGTCAGCGATACCGACGTGTTCCGCACCGTTGAAGAATTTGGCTGGATTCCAGAGTAA
- a CDS encoding Rpn family recombination-promoting nuclease/putative transposase, producing the protein MTDKSLGTFINPFTDFGFKKIFGSEESKPLLISFLNDLLPIKHKIVSLEFKNIEKLGMLEEDRRAIFDIYCRDEKNQEFIVELQRAKQEHFQDRATYYASFLIQDQAKKGKWDFELTPIYFIGILDFSLASFPDDHYLHFGQLTDIYSKEVTFKKLNFIYIEMAKFKKQESELANHLEWWLYFLRELVTFDDMPREFQGDIIEEAFALAKLANMSYEDRHAYELSLKYYRDFINVLDTAKQEGIEIGMEKGIEIGIEQGVKKGIEQGVKQGIEQGVKQGIEQGVKKGIEQGIEQERIKVAIALKKNNVPLELIMVATGLTCEEIERL; encoded by the coding sequence ATGACCGACAAATCTCTAGGCACATTCATCAACCCCTTCACCGATTTTGGCTTTAAAAAAATCTTCGGCAGTGAAGAAAGTAAACCCCTACTCATCAGTTTCCTCAATGATTTACTCCCCATCAAACACAAAATTGTCAGCTTAGAATTTAAAAATATCGAAAAGCTCGGCATGTTAGAAGAAGACCGACGTGCCATCTTTGATATTTATTGCCGTGATGAAAAAAATCAGGAATTCATTGTTGAATTACAACGTGCGAAACAAGAACACTTTCAAGACCGCGCTACCTATTACGCCAGTTTCTTAATTCAAGACCAAGCCAAAAAAGGCAAATGGGATTTTGAATTAACCCCGATTTATTTCATTGGGATTTTAGACTTCTCTTTAGCCAGTTTTCCTGATGACCATTACTTACATTTTGGACAACTTACCGATATTTACAGTAAAGAAGTCACGTTTAAGAAATTGAACTTCATTTACATAGAAATGGCGAAGTTTAAAAAGCAAGAATCTGAATTAGCGAACCATCTGGAATGGTGGTTATATTTTCTGCGTGAATTAGTGACATTTGACGATATGCCGAGAGAATTTCAAGGCGATATTATTGAAGAAGCCTTTGCGTTAGCGAAATTAGCGAACATGAGTTATGAAGACCGCCATGCGTATGAATTGAGTTTGAAATACTACCGCGATTTCATCAATGTGCTTGATACCGCTAAACAGGAAGGGATTGAGATTGGGATGGAGAAGGGTATTGAGATTGGGATTGAACAAGGCGTTAAAAAAGGGATTGAGCAAGGCGTTAAGCAAGGTATCGAACAAGGGGTTAAACAAGGGATTGAGCAAGGTGTCAAAAAAGGAATTGAACAAGGCATCGAACAAGAAAGAATAAAAGTCGCAATAGCACTGAAGAAAAACAATGTCCCTCTTGAGCTTATTATGGTTGCGACGGGATTAACATGCGAAGAAATTGAACGATTATAG